A single window of Acetobacteraceae bacterium DNA harbors:
- a CDS encoding HAD family hydrolase has protein sequence MILYFDFDGTIADTAEGIARAIALAFEVYDLSPPSLEAVKGRMGFPLSEILASLSERKLSQPEIENLIQTYRKCYHEISGHYISLFEGMGGVVKECAAISDGMAIVTNKASTAAAQDVQNIGLSEYFNVIVGSDMVEMPKPAPDPLKVARNLLGVEAFEKGLVIGDSSADIQMAKADGLPSVGVTWGSKSFDVLKKAGATYLAKTPQELLKIVQTFKAAH, from the coding sequence ATGATTTTATATTTTGATTTTGATGGCACCATTGCAGATACAGCCGAAGGCATTGCACGAGCGATTGCATTGGCTTTCGAGGTGTATGATCTTTCTCCGCCATCTCTTGAAGCGGTCAAAGGGCGAATGGGATTTCCGTTATCTGAAATTTTAGCCTCTTTAAGCGAAAGAAAATTATCTCAGCCAGAGATTGAAAATCTTATTCAAACTTATCGTAAATGTTACCATGAGATTTCAGGTCATTATATTTCATTGTTTGAAGGTATGGGCGGTGTGGTCAAAGAATGCGCTGCCATTTCGGATGGGATGGCGATTGTGACCAATAAGGCCAGTACCGCAGCGGCTCAGGATGTCCAAAATATTGGGCTTTCAGAATATTTTAATGTCATTGTTGGTTCTGATATGGTTGAAATGCCAAAGCCAGCACCAGATCCTCTTAAAGTGGCAAGAAACTTATTAGGCGTTGAGGCGTTTGAAAAAGGTCTTGTGATTGGCGATAGTTCAGCCGACATACAAATGGCTAAGGCAGATGGCCTACCTTCTGTGGGGGTAACGTGGGGTTCAAAATCTTTTGACGTTTTAAAAAAGGCTGGTGCAACTTATCTCGCAAAAACGCCGCAAGAGCTTCTCAAAATTGTTCAGACTTTTAAAGCGGCGCATTGA